One Mercurialis annua linkage group LG3, ddMerAnnu1.2, whole genome shotgun sequence DNA window includes the following coding sequences:
- the LOC126674200 gene encoding calmodulin-like protein 8, which yields MGDHVLSEEQISEFQEAFCLLDKDGDGRITFDELATAIRSLDQNPTDEELQCMISEVDVDGNGTIEFGEFLNLMAIKMKESEAEEELKEAFKVFDKDQDGYISPNELRHVMINLGEKLTDEEVEQMIREADLDGDGLVNYEEFVRMMLNC from the exons atgGGAGATCATGTCTTGTCTGAAGAGCAAATTTCTGAGTTTCAGGAAGCTTTTTGTCTACTTGACAAAGATGGTGATG GTCGAATTACGTTTGATGAGCTGGCAACGGCGATCAGATCACTTGATCAAAATCCAACAGATGAAGAATTACAATGCATGATCAGTGAAGTTGACGTTGATGGTAACGGAACTATAGAATTTGGGGAGTTTTTGAATCTTATGGCAATAAAAATGAAG GAAAGTGAAGCAGAAGAGGAACTTAAAGAAGCATTCAAAGTTTTTGATAAGGACCAAGATGGATACATTTCACCTAATGag TTGAGGCACGTAATGATAAACCTAGGAGAAAAGTTGACGGATGAAGAGGTAGAACAGATGATTAGAGAGGCAGATTTGGACGGAGATGGTCTTGTTAATTATGAAGAATTTGTTAGAATGATGCTTAATTGTTAG
- the LOC126671095 gene encoding uncharacterized protein LOC126671095 — MKISEPSLTLQVKKEKEGVASGWMLAAKVMSTKVLGLHKIRENMNADWKLKGSFALARFNEKCFSISLQLKDDYDRILEERPWNIANQHINIKEWQGDIPMDNIDFTSSLFWVQVKGLPPNQVNEENARRIATLFNRFVELDMDHRAPLWRHYFLRIRIELDNSSPLLAGFHNTTDATKREWIRFRFEKLPDICFFCGKMGHTRSFCETRITEEEAGIFYAGKYRYGLFMRANPPRRAREMIATLDSLTSIQPTVQTNASANATNVDASNGGLGSINSQEIREQISFQNTYEYDIEEQLARTENVNVNPGVHSFQEVINSEFINTGLMDLNQFSMPVLSTPMATNRAINEYNYDMNFPGSYTPQYENNTVQRVPRAILQSVSQETREKYTKLEQQNQQAMEQQVAMIVEFFYGKHNKDKHSQIVSDKDMEEIRALLADINPSYGLPTSIADFQSAKEQTCVTQIEKAVKARTWKKQPRKNAKTTKAGPDLNKVPATRGRGKGKRKLSNTEFEKESESPAAQLARTQGPQTIFNMNEMVNTNLIIQGADIGKGQDPQQNQEAEARIKGTKNQVAEGDEASLKEPQGPK, encoded by the coding sequence ATGAAGATCTCAGAGCCATCCTTAACTCTTCAagtgaaaaaagaaaaggaggGAGTGGCTAGTGGATGGATGTTGGCGGCAAAAGTGATGTCAACAAAAGTGCTAGGGCTGCATAAGATCCGAGAAAACATGAATGCAGACTGGAAGCTAAAAGGGTCTTTTGCTCTAGCCAGATTCAATGAGAAATGCTTCTCCATCAGCCTTCAGCTCAAAGACGACTATGATAGAATCCTGGAGGAACGCCCTTGGAATATAGCGAACCAGCACATCAACATCAAGGAATGGCAGGGGGACATCCCAATGGACAACATAGACTTTACATCTTCACTATTCTGGGTGCAAGTTAAAGGTCTTCCCCCGAACCAGGTGAACGAAGAGAATGCCAGGAGGATAGCAACGCTTTTCAACAGGTTTGTAGAGCTGGATATGGACCACAGGGCCCCTCTGTGGAGACACTATTTCCTCAGGATCCGTATTGAACTTGACAACTCTAGCCCTTTGCTTGCTGGCTTCCACAACACGACGGATGCCACAAAGAGAGAATGGATCAGATTCAGGTTTGAAAAACTGCCTGATATTTGTTTTTTCTGTGGTAAAATGGGACATACAAGAAGCTTCTGTGAGACAAGGATTACAGAGGAAGAAGCTGGGATCTTCTATGCGGGGAAATACCGATATGGGCTATTCATGAGAGCCAACCCACCAAGGAGAGCAAGGGAGATGATAGCAACTCTGGACAGCTTAACTAGTATTCAACCTACTGTTCAGACGAATGCTAGTGCAAATGCTACAAACGTGGATGCAAGCAATGGTGGACTGGGAAGCATAAACAGCCAGGAGATAAGGGAACAAATCAGCTTCCAAAACACCTATGAGTATGATATTGAAGAACAGCTGGCCAGAACAGAAAATGTGAATGTCAACCCAGGTGTCCACTCCTTCCAAGAGGTAATCAATTCTGAATTCATCAATACTGGATTAATGGACCTAAACCAGTTCTCTATGCCTGTTTTATCAACACCAATGGCAACCAACAGAGCGATCAATGAGTACAACTATGACATGAACTTCCCAGGGAGCTACACCCCCCAATATGAAAACAACACGGTTCAACGAGTCCCAAGAGCTATCCTTCAAAGTGTGTCACAAGAAACAAGGGAGAAGTATACAAAACTGGAACAACAAAACCAGCAAGCTATGGAACAACAGGTGGCAATGATTGTGGAATTCTTTTATGGCAAACACAACAAAGACAAGCATAGCCAGATAGTTTCAGATAAAGACATGGAGGAGATCAGGGCGCTTCTGGCTGACATCAATCCTTCATATGGACTACCCACTTCCATAGCAGATTTCCAATCAGCAAAGGAACAAACTTGTGTCACTCAAATAGAAAAAGCAGTGAAAGCACGCACCTGGAAGAAACAACCCAGGAAAAATGCAAAGACCACCAAAGCTGGACCAGACTTAAACAAAGTACCAGCTACTAGAGGAAGAGGAAAAGGCAAAAGGAAGCTGTCCAATACTgaatttgaaaaggaaagtgaaAGTCCTGCTGCTCAGTTGGCCAGAACCCAGGGTCCACAAACAATCTTCAACATGAATGAGATGGTAAACACAAATCTGATAATCCAAGGAGCTGATATTGGGAAAGGACAAGATCCCCAACAAAACCAAGAGGCAGAGGCAAGAATCAAGGGCACAAAGAACCAGGTGGCTGAAGGCGATGAGGCTAGCCTTAAGGAGCCTCAAGGGCCAAAATGA
- the LOC130015196 gene encoding uncharacterized protein LOC130015196, whose amino-acid sequence MSSSSDDFLSGFQVDLDVPMGGPDVPIANIIPGDIDVDVAPVDIPIASVEIALPAGGEVIVVDDDDDLADPVGDEAVPSLLPPLASFTVSGGVGGVTSEGLVVADSGEISLGRDPDSPSRKRRRVGDGSPSRESFPGNSSSAPDLVQWVEGQDPASLLNPRVLAEYIRTLAIPDDVTWFCGRPGQELSDLACFHGFSALQSVLVLNDRRQCAEEEVERLSSLLATSESERAKLKASLEEHDSLLAQLKAQDAINDRQVKVIEKKTDDLTQEIEELIRINSLVGGERDSLRSEVEGLHIRLLDTKAFYSALISEYRLAIGRKLLEQNPNIDLSGVNGLDPQAIARDLLVKMSKDRV is encoded by the exons atgtcttcttcttctgacgatttcctttccgggtttcaagtagatttggacgttccgatgggtggtcctgacgttcctatcgccaacattattcctggcgacattgACGTGGATGTGGCTCCTGTTGATATTCCCATAGCTTCCGTCGAGATAGCGTTGCCTGCGGGTGGTGAGGTTattgttgtagatgatgatgatgacttggctgatccagtaggtgacgaggcggttccgtcgctacttccccctctagcatcatttaccgtctcggggggagttgggggtgtgaCTTCAGAGGGGCtggttgttgctgattcgggagagatttctctgggtcgagacccggattctccgtctaggaaaagacgtcgagttggcgatggttctccatcgagggagagttttcctggaaactcttcttctgctccagatttggtgcagtgggtcgaaggtcaggatcctgctagtttgctgaatcctagagtgctagcggaatatatccgaactttggcgattcctgatgatgtcacgtggttttgtggtaggccgggtcaggagctttccgatctggcttgttttcatggtttctct gctcttcaatctgttctggtattgaacgaccgccgacagtgtgccgaggaggaggttgagcgtctgtcttctcttttggcgacttccgagtctgaaagggcaaaattgaaggcctctttggaagagcatgattcccttctggcgcagcttaaggcgcaggatgcgattaatgatcgccaagtgaaagtgatcgagaagaagaccgatgacttgactcaagagattgaggagcttattcgaatcaattcccttgtcggtggggagagggacagtctaagatcggaggttgaaggtcttcacatccgttTGCTAGATACGAAAGCTTTTTACTCTgctttgataagcgagtatcgccttgcgattgggaggaagcttctagagcagaatcctaatattgatctttctggggttaacgggttggatccccaggccatcgctcGTGACCTTCTTGTCAAGATGTCTAAAGACCGTGTCtag